GTATCTGGCGCACATCCTTACGCCTGATGCCTTTGATTCTGATGGGTACGCTCACTCTCGTCACGTTTTGGTTAGTTAAGAAAAATGCACCAGCAGAAAAGTCAGCAATTGAACGTGTGCGCCTTCATGAGCCTGACTACACTATTAGCAATGGCGCCTTATCTGCCCTCAATGAATCTGGTGATACTAAATATCGCGTACTTGGTAAGAAAGTCATTCACTACGACAATGACGCTTCAATCGATATTGAAACACCGCGCATACGCTTGTTCCCACCTGAAAAGTCACCGGTGACTGTCAAAGCAGACAAGGGTCATTTAGACGGCGACCTGACAATTTTGGATCTGATTGATAACGCCGAAATATTTAGGCCGCAACAGTCTGCTACAGCATCTGAGCCAGCAAGACCACGCATGCTTGCGCGCTCTTCTTATTTCAAAGTACTCATTAATGATGACATTATTAAAACGGATAAACCTATTACGCTAGAGCAAGGGGTTTCTGTGATGCACTCAAATGATGGTGGCGTATTTAACAACATCGAACAAAGCATGGTTTTATCTGGTCAAGTAAAGGGTCGTATCGAGCGCATACAACCTGGAGCGCAGCAATGAAACTATTGCGAAAATTGCCAATAGTGTTTGCGCTACTAGGAACTTGCCTTACCGCTCATGCTGAAAAAGCTGATCAAAACAAACCCATCATCCTGGAAGCAGAAAAAGTGTCTGTAAACGATGTACAACAGGTCTATGAGCTTGATGGTGAAGTGCTCTTAATCAAAGGCAGCATTTTGATTGCTGGCGCGAAGGGTGATATCAAAGTCGACCCCGAGGGTTATGAGTACGTTGATGTTCAGGGTAACTCTTCATCTACCGCCAGCTTTAGACAAAGACGCGAAGGGCCCGCTAATGAGTTTATGCAGGGTCGGGGCAAAGCGGTTACCTACAATGCAAAAACCGAGCTTCTCACACTGACTGGCGATGCCAGCTTGAAGCGTCTTCACAATATGCAAATGCTAGATCAATTACACGGCTGGAAAATTGACTACGATGATGTTCAGCAGCGCTATCAAGTCTTACCGCCTACTGATGCCAAAGCAGAAGACCTGCCACTAGCCAGAGCCATCCTTTCACCAAGAAGAAAAGCTACACTAGAGAGATGACCACGAATTCCAGTAGCACTCAAAAACCAGCAACTTTAAGCGCTCAGCACCTTCAAAAGCGCTATGGCTCTCGTACAGTAGTACGGGATGTGTCAGTCGAGGTTAAGTGCGGCGAAGTAGTAGGACTCTTAGGGCCAAATGGCGCTGGCAAAACAACCTCTTTCTACATGATTGTTGGCCTGGTTCCCTTGGATGGTGGGAACATTGTTTTAGACGGCACTGACATCACACATCTACCAATTCATGAACGGGCTCGCATGGGCTTGTCATACCTCCCACAAGAGGCTTCTGTTTTTAGAAAACTCAATGTGGCTGAAAATATTCAAGCCGTATTAGAGCTACAAGTGCAAGGTGGAAAACCGTTAAGTAAGGCCGATATAGCGCATCGGCTAGATGAGCTCTTGGGTGAGCTCCAAATCAGCCATCTGCGAGATAACCCCGCTCTTTCCCTATCTGGTGGCGAGCGTCGCCGTGTTGAGATTGCTAGAGCATTAGCCTCCCAGCCTAAGTTCATTTTGCTAGATGAGCCATTTGCTGGAGTTGACCCAATTGCGGTTGGAGAAATCCAGCGGATTGTGCGCTTTTTAAGAGACCGCCAAATTGGCGTACTTATCACCGACCATAACGTTCGAGAAACGTTGGGGATTTGTGATCATGCCTACATCATCAGCGAAGGTAGCGTTCTGGCTGAAGGCAAACCAGACCAAATTATCGAGAATGATGCCGTCAGACGAGTCTACTTAGGCGAAAACTTCCGCATGTAAATATTCGGCGCTTTTTCGGGTATTTACTAAATAAACATGATCTGCCCCTTGGTTTTCAGCAAAATCGCTGATACGCTGGAGGTTCATGAAGTTCATTTCCGCATAAACAAGTACAACATTACAGGGGCCTGCTGCGCACCCCGAATGATTATTTGCGCACGCATTTTGTTTTTCTATGAATAGGAGCTGCTGATGAATCTGAAAATTAATAGCCGTCATGTTGAAGTTACTCCAGCTATGCGTTCCCACCTCGAAGCTGGGTTAGAAAAAATTCGCAAACACTTTGATCACGTTTTAGATGCCACCGCATTTCTGATTGTTGATAACGCCAAAGAAAAAGATCTTCGTCAAGCAGCCGAGATCACCATTCATCTTAAAGGCAAAGAACTCTTTGCCGAAGCACATAACGCAGACCTCTACCATGCTATGGATGCAGTGGTTGATAAACTTGAGCGTCAAGTTGTGAAGCACAAAGAAAAAATTCAAGATCATCACCACGAAAAACATTTTGAGTAATCTCTAGCATCAGGACATCTATAATCTAGTGCTATGAATGCCCTGACCGATCTTTTCGCTTTAGACCGTATTGCCTTAAATAGTCCTTCTAAGAATAGGACTGAGACATTTGCGGCCGTAGGGCAACTATTTGCCAAACAAGCAGGTCTTGAAGCCGAGGCAATTGTTGGCTTTTTAAATGCACGCGAAGACTTAGGCTCTACCGCACTGGGCGCTGGCGTTGCCATCCCACACGGTCGGGTAAAGGGGCTAAAACAGCCGATTGCTGCATTCGTCAAACTAAAAGAGCCAATTGAATTTGCTGCGCCTGATGGTGAGGCCGTGTCCATCCTGATTTTTTTACTTGTTCCTGAAAAAGCAACTCAGCAACATTTAGAAATTCTGTCCTCGATTGCACAGCTCTTATCCGATCAGGATACTCGTAAGCTACTTGCGTCGGAGGGCAGTCCAGAGAAGGTTTGTGAAATCCTACAAACGTGGGGCTCAACTTGACTACTCAACCCCTACTCCTAGAAGGAGTGACCGCCCAGCAAATCTTTGATGACAATGTCTCCGATCTAAAGCTATCCTGGATCGGCGGTCTAGAAGGCGCGGACAGGCGATTTCCGCCAGAGGCTGTTAAAGCCGCTGCAGCCAGCTCAGACTTAGTAGGTCACTTAAATCTCATTCACCCAAGCCGTATTCAGATTTTTGGTGAACAGGAGATTAACTATCATGCCCAACTTGAAACACAGCAGCGAGAAGAACAGATCTTCGACCTCATTTCTAAAATGCCACCTTGCGTTGTTGTGGCTGACGGTAAAGCAGCTGATGCCGCCCTACAGCTTTTCTGCCAACGATCCTCCACCCCACTCTTTACAACAGCGATATCAGCTGCAGAGGTGATTGATCACCTTCGCACCTACCTCACTAAAATTGGCGCGCCCCAGATTACGATGCACGGCGTATTTATGGATATTCTGGGCTTGGGTGTTTTGATCATGGGTGAGTCTGGCTTAGGTAAAAGCGAATTGGGTTTAGAGCTGATTTCTCGGGGCCACGGCTTGGTGGCTGATGATGCGGTGGACTTTGCTCGACTAGGACCAGACTATATCGAGGGTCGCTGCCCTGTGATTCTGCGCAACCTCTTGGAAGTTCGTGGACTGGGCTTATTGGATATCCGCACCATCTTTGGTGAAACAGCCGTACGTCGAAAATTGAAATTACGTTTGATAGTGCAATTGGTTCGTCGCAACGATGGTGAGTTTGAGCGTCTACCCTTAGAAACCCAACATATTGATGTATTGGGTGTAGCAATTAGAACTGTCAAAATTCAAGTGGCTGCAGGTCGCAACTTAGCAGTTCTCGTAGAGGCTGCCGTACGCAATACAATTTTGCAACTACGAGGTATCGATACCTTAAAAGAATTCATGGAGCGCCAGCGTTTGCAAATGAATGCTGAAGCAGAGTCCTCAAAGTCACAAGGCCGCCTTATTTAATATGCAAATTAATCTGATTACCGGCATCTCTGGCTCAGGTAAATCAGTTGCACTGAGAGCATTTGAGGACGCGGGTTATGACTGTGTTGATAACCTTCCAGTCACCCTTCTAGAAAACCTTATCACTACGCTGGAAGGTGAAAAAAGTGAACGTGTTGCAGTGGCCATTGATGCACGTCGCGGTCAGTCGATTGCAGAGCTTCCGCAGATTTTAGAAAACCTGAGACGTAACCATCAGGTACGCATTGTTTTCCTCAATGCTGATACCAATACACTAATCCAGCGCTTCTCCGAAACCCGCAGGCGCCATCCGCTTTCTGGAAAAACTCAGCAAACCCAAGCTGCTACCCTCATCGAGGCTATTGATAAAGAGCGCAATCTCTTAGAGCCTCTGCGTGCTCAAGCACATAGTATTGATACTAGCAATCTACCTGCTCATGCCTTACGATCCTGGATCCAAGATCTTCTGAAAGATAAGCCACAAGGACTCACCGTTATTTTTGAATCTTTTGGATTTAAAAAAGGCTTACCTAGTGAAGCGGATCTCGTATTTGATGTTCGCTGCCTACCCAATCCACACTATGACAAAGTGTTACGCCCCATGTCTGGCAAAGATCAGCCGGTTCGCGAGTTCTTAGAAAAAATTCCTGAAGTCGTCAGTATGGAAAATGACATTATTCAATTTATTGAAAAATGGTTGCCTCACTACATCGCAGATGGTCGTAGTTACCTTACTGTCGCTATCGGCTGTACTGGCGGACAGCATCGCTCGGTTTATCTTGTGAGTCGCATCATTGCGCATTTTCTGCCACAAAAAGATTTGGCCACACTCCAGATTAATTTCTTAACTCGCCATCGCGAGCTAGATTCAATCCCTGCAAAAGCAGCTTAATTGGTTGGGGTAAGCCGTATTTTCCGAGCTGGCGCAAGGGAATCCACTTCAAGTCATCGCCGTCGAATTTCACACCTTCACTTGAGGTCACATGCCAAATCTGCATCCATAAACGACGATGCGTGAAGACATGTTTAATTTCAAGTCCCCGTTCAATTGAGTAAGTACTCTTTAAGGCGCTAGAGATCTTTTCATCTGGCAGCACCAGCTGAAATAATTCTTTCACAGTTAAATCAACTGAATTGTTGCTTGAAGGTTTGGAGTTTTTTTCTATAGGCCTCCAAGTAGATTCAGGCAAAGACCAAAGTCCGCCCCAGATAGCTTTATCTGGACGCCTTTGTAGCAACACTGAATCGCCATGTCTGAGCAACAGCATGTCGCAATTAAATTCAGGGGATTTTGCTTTGATGACTTTGCGCGGTAATAGTAAAACCTGATCACTGAGATTGGCTTGGCATTCTTTTTCGAATGGGCATTTCCTTGTCCCACTCAAACAGATAGGCTTTCGAGAAGTGCACCAGGTTGCCCCAAAATCCATCAAAGCCTGGGTATACACTGGCATATCCACAGCTTTTTTAGGGAGCAGTGTTTTAGCCAGTAGCCACAACTCGTCGTTTACTGCCTTTTCTTGGATGGCGCCACCTACACCAAATAGTCGCGCCAGAATTCGTTTGACGTTGGCATCCAGAATCGGTGCCCGCTCATGAAATGCAAATGCGGCTATAGCACCTGCTGTAGATCTACCAATGCCTTTGAGCTGTTCGAGCAACAATGGGTTATTGGGAAACTTACCCCCAAATTCTTCCATCACTTGCTTGGCACAAGCGTGAAGATTGCGAGCGCGCGTGTAATAGCCGAGCCCCGCCCATTCTGCCAAGACATCATCTAGTGGTGCGGCAGCCAATTTTTTTACCGTCGCAAAACGTTTCATAAAACGGGGATAGCGCTCTAAAACAGTAGCTACCTGAGTTTGTTGCAGCATGATTTCAGAGACCCACACAGCGTACGGATCTCGAATACTCTGCCATGGCAAGCCTTGGCGTCCGTCCTTGCCATGCCAAGCGATCAGCTTAGTAGCAAAGTGCTTGATCAACGCTTCTGACATTGGGGGCAAAAATAAGTAGATCGTTGACCTTGCACTATTTGTTTTATCGGTGCCTTGCATACCTTGCAAGGCTGATCTTTACGATCGTAGACCTTGGTTTGTACCATGAAGTGCCCTGGGTCACCCTCACTATTTACAAAGTCTTTCAAGGAGCTACCACCCGCAGCAATCGCTTTTTTCAAAATCAATCTCACTGCAGTAGCTAGCCTAGAGCATTGTGGACGCGTGAGTTTTCCAGCAGCTTTTGCCGGATGAATACCCGCCTCAAATAAACTTTCAGAACAATAGATATTGCCGACACCCACCACTGCTTGCCCTGCTAATAAAAATTGCTTCACAGCAACACTACGTTTGCGTGAGCACCGATACAGAACCTCAGTACCAAGCTCGCCCTCAAACTCTGGTGAAAAAGGCTCCACTCCTAATTTTTGTAAAAGCGCATTACTCTCAATTGGCCCCTTGGATTTTGAGTGCCATAAAATAGCGCCAAACTTTCGGGGGTCATGTAAACGCAAACTCAGCTTGCCAAACTCGAAAGTCACCCGATCATGTAGCTTGAGGGGGTCGCTACTAGGCAGGACCCGCAAGGTTCCGGTCATACCTAAATGCAACAATAGATAACCCGCATCAAACTCCATTAAAAGATACTTGCCGCGGCGTTCTATTCCCAAGACTTTTTGACCAGCAAGCAAGGTATTTAAATTACTCGGAACCGGCCAGCGCAAGCGACCATCGATAATTTTGACTGCGCTTACCC
This genomic stretch from Polynucleobacter corsicus harbors:
- the lptC gene encoding LPS export ABC transporter periplasmic protein LptC, with the translated sequence MELNTQKIKLSIWRTSLRLMPLILMGTLTLVTFWLVKKNAPAEKSAIERVRLHEPDYTISNGALSALNESGDTKYRVLGKKVIHYDNDASIDIETPRIRLFPPEKSPVTVKADKGHLDGDLTILDLIDNAEIFRPQQSATASEPARPRMLARSSYFKVLINDDIIKTDKPITLEQGVSVMHSNDGGVFNNIEQSMVLSGQVKGRIERIQPGAQQ
- the lptA gene encoding lipopolysaccharide transport periplasmic protein LptA, translated to MKLLRKLPIVFALLGTCLTAHAEKADQNKPIILEAEKVSVNDVQQVYELDGEVLLIKGSILIAGAKGDIKVDPEGYEYVDVQGNSSSTASFRQRREGPANEFMQGRGKAVTYNAKTELLTLTGDASLKRLHNMQMLDQLHGWKIDYDDVQQRYQVLPPTDAKAEDLPLARAILSPRRKATLER
- the lptB gene encoding LPS export ABC transporter ATP-binding protein — translated: MTTNSSSTQKPATLSAQHLQKRYGSRTVVRDVSVEVKCGEVVGLLGPNGAGKTTSFYMIVGLVPLDGGNIVLDGTDITHLPIHERARMGLSYLPQEASVFRKLNVAENIQAVLELQVQGGKPLSKADIAHRLDELLGELQISHLRDNPALSLSGGERRRVEIARALASQPKFILLDEPFAGVDPIAVGEIQRIVRFLRDRQIGVLITDHNVRETLGICDHAYIISEGSVLAEGKPDQIIENDAVRRVYLGENFRM
- the hpf gene encoding ribosome hibernation-promoting factor, HPF/YfiA family, with product MNLKINSRHVEVTPAMRSHLEAGLEKIRKHFDHVLDATAFLIVDNAKEKDLRQAAEITIHLKGKELFAEAHNADLYHAMDAVVDKLERQVVKHKEKIQDHHHEKHFE
- a CDS encoding PTS sugar transporter subunit IIA, yielding MNALTDLFALDRIALNSPSKNRTETFAAVGQLFAKQAGLEAEAIVGFLNAREDLGSTALGAGVAIPHGRVKGLKQPIAAFVKLKEPIEFAAPDGEAVSILIFLLVPEKATQQHLEILSSIAQLLSDQDTRKLLASEGSPEKVCEILQTWGST
- the hprK gene encoding HPr(Ser) kinase/phosphatase, which encodes MTTQPLLLEGVTAQQIFDDNVSDLKLSWIGGLEGADRRFPPEAVKAAAASSDLVGHLNLIHPSRIQIFGEQEINYHAQLETQQREEQIFDLISKMPPCVVVADGKAADAALQLFCQRSSTPLFTTAISAAEVIDHLRTYLTKIGAPQITMHGVFMDILGLGVLIMGESGLGKSELGLELISRGHGLVADDAVDFARLGPDYIEGRCPVILRNLLEVRGLGLLDIRTIFGETAVRRKLKLRLIVQLVRRNDGEFERLPLETQHIDVLGVAIRTVKIQVAAGRNLAVLVEAAVRNTILQLRGIDTLKEFMERQRLQMNAEAESSKSQGRLI
- the rapZ gene encoding RNase adapter RapZ yields the protein MQINLITGISGSGKSVALRAFEDAGYDCVDNLPVTLLENLITTLEGEKSERVAVAIDARRGQSIAELPQILENLRRNHQVRIVFLNADTNTLIQRFSETRRRHPLSGKTQQTQAATLIEAIDKERNLLEPLRAQAHSIDTSNLPAHALRSWIQDLLKDKPQGLTVIFESFGFKKGLPSEADLVFDVRCLPNPHYDKVLRPMSGKDQPVREFLEKIPEVVSMENDIIQFIEKWLPHYIADGRSYLTVAIGCTGGQHRSVYLVSRIIAHFLPQKDLATLQINFLTRHRELDSIPAKAA
- the mutY gene encoding A/G-specific adenine glycosylase, yielding MSEALIKHFATKLIAWHGKDGRQGLPWQSIRDPYAVWVSEIMLQQTQVATVLERYPRFMKRFATVKKLAAAPLDDVLAEWAGLGYYTRARNLHACAKQVMEEFGGKFPNNPLLLEQLKGIGRSTAGAIAAFAFHERAPILDANVKRILARLFGVGGAIQEKAVNDELWLLAKTLLPKKAVDMPVYTQALMDFGATWCTSRKPICLSGTRKCPFEKECQANLSDQVLLLPRKVIKAKSPEFNCDMLLLRHGDSVLLQRRPDKAIWGGLWSLPESTWRPIEKNSKPSSNNSVDLTVKELFQLVLPDEKISSALKSTYSIERGLEIKHVFTHRRLWMQIWHVTSSEGVKFDGDDLKWIPLRQLGKYGLPQPIKLLLQGLNLARDGELRN
- the mutM gene encoding bifunctional DNA-formamidopyrimidine glycosylase/DNA-(apurinic or apyrimidinic site) lyase, which translates into the protein MPELPEVEVTRLGIQPHLEGLRVSAVKIIDGRLRWPVPSNLNTLLAGQKVLGIERRGKYLLMEFDAGYLLLHLGMTGTLRVLPSSDPLKLHDRVTFEFGKLSLRLHDPRKFGAILWHSKSKGPIESNALLQKLGVEPFSPEFEGELGTEVLYRCSRKRSVAVKQFLLAGQAVVGVGNIYCSESLFEAGIHPAKAAGKLTRPQCSRLATAVRLILKKAIAAGGSSLKDFVNSEGDPGHFMVQTKVYDRKDQPCKVCKAPIKQIVQGQRSTYFCPQCQKR